The following coding sequences are from one Novosphingobium sp. Gsoil 351 window:
- a CDS encoding cytochrome c family protein: MKSALIAAALAGSALLTAALAPAAAAPPVAGDPVAGAKTFGQCRICHTAEAAGKDGVGPNLFGVFGSKAGTRRAKYAYSPTLKKSGLVWNEATLDRWLTDPAKTVPGTKMAFIGFPRKPMRDNVIAYLKTLK, encoded by the coding sequence ATGAAGTCTGCCCTGATTGCCGCCGCCTTGGCCGGATCGGCCCTGCTGACCGCCGCGCTCGCTCCGGCCGCTGCCGCTCCGCCCGTTGCCGGCGATCCCGTCGCGGGGGCCAAGACGTTTGGCCAGTGCCGGATCTGCCACACCGCCGAAGCCGCCGGCAAGGACGGGGTCGGCCCCAACCTGTTCGGCGTCTTCGGCAGCAAGGCCGGCACCCGCCGCGCCAAATACGCCTATTCGCCCACGCTCAAGAAGTCCGGGCTGGTGTGGAACGAGGCGACGCTCGATCGCTGGCTGACCGATCCGGCCAAGACCGTCCCCGGGACCAAGATGGCGTTCATCGGCTTTCCCCGCAAACCGATGCGCGACAACGTGATCGCCTATCTCAAGACGCTGAAATAA
- a CDS encoding SUMF1/EgtB/PvdO family nonheme iron enzyme, whose protein sequence is MSSRFPILLAAAALALSSPAFAADAATGKKPGETFQDCAECQTMVVVPAGSFTMGSSPEERAREGVPDTFGSHEGPQVKITISRPFAFATTETTRGQWARFVKATNRPIPVKCFDYNPAEDTWGGTEGKVVNWQNTGFEQTDDHPAACISWQDATDYAAWLAKITGHKYRLASEAEWEYAARGGTTTARPWGDSVTPICNKARIMTSGTFEAISKGESWTGELLCADPESYTKPVASYEANPWGIYDTLGNLWEWVADCAAPDHSKLPTDGSPQTAANGGECEHRLTKGGAFHSRVWLARPATRGDGQEPVNRPVASGIRVVRELD, encoded by the coding sequence ATGTCTTCTCGCTTCCCGATCCTGCTCGCCGCTGCCGCGCTTGCACTGTCCTCTCCCGCCTTCGCCGCCGATGCCGCGACGGGCAAGAAACCAGGCGAGACCTTTCAGGACTGCGCCGAATGCCAGACGATGGTGGTCGTGCCTGCGGGCAGCTTCACCATGGGCTCCAGCCCCGAAGAGCGCGCGCGCGAAGGTGTGCCCGATACCTTCGGCAGTCACGAGGGTCCGCAGGTCAAGATCACCATCTCCAGACCTTTCGCCTTCGCCACCACGGAAACCACTCGGGGCCAGTGGGCGCGGTTCGTCAAGGCGACCAACCGTCCGATCCCGGTCAAGTGCTTCGACTACAACCCCGCCGAGGACACCTGGGGCGGCACCGAGGGCAAAGTGGTCAACTGGCAGAACACCGGCTTCGAACAGACCGACGACCATCCTGCCGCGTGCATCAGCTGGCAGGACGCGACCGACTATGCCGCCTGGCTGGCCAAGATCACCGGGCACAAGTATCGTCTCGCCAGCGAGGCCGAGTGGGAATACGCGGCGCGCGGCGGGACGACGACGGCGCGGCCCTGGGGCGACAGCGTCACCCCGATCTGCAACAAGGCGCGGATCATGACCAGCGGCACCTTCGAGGCGATCAGCAAGGGCGAAAGCTGGACCGGCGAATTGCTCTGCGCCGATCCCGAAAGCTACACCAAGCCCGTCGCCAGCTATGAGGCGAACCCGTGGGGGATCTACGATACGCTGGGCAACCTGTGGGAATGGGTCGCCGATTGCGCCGCGCCCGATCACTCGAAACTGCCCACCGACGGCAGCCCGCAGACCGCGGCCAACGGCGGCGAGTGCGAACACCGCCTGACCAAGGGCGGTGCCTTTCACAGCCGCGTGTGGCTGGCCCGCCCGGCGACTCGCGGCGATGGCCAGGAACCTGTCAACCGCCCGGTCGCATCGGGCATCCGCGTGGTCCGCGAGTTGGACTGA